The following proteins are co-located in the Paenibacillus sp. JNUCC32 genome:
- a CDS encoding LacI family DNA-binding transcriptional regulator, protein MGKVTIKDVAREAGVSISTVSNALNDVDVLNPETKSHVLKVAERLNYVPNLNGKLLKSGKTKMLGFFTTSVSGPYFYTLVESMSRECDRLGYGLNVFVTKDKQVIMSNIMGGRVDGVIIFEELKIDDKDIAAMEKDKIKAVFLDREVQNETMGSIIFDSYVAGYEATKYLISLGHKKIAYISGVDTMFDSVQRKEGYLAALRECQFPIDGDYILQGYFEEEGSYNAVKSFLHLHPGKVPDAFLAGNDVSAIGCIRALKSQGYEVPQDVSVVGFDDIDIAQYFTPPLSTVRNQIARQGILVVDHLVRMIQKKEKGKIQKLPGELVVRGSSHVKMNRNEPV, encoded by the coding sequence ATGGGTAAAGTAACGATCAAGGATGTGGCAAGAGAAGCCGGAGTCTCCATTTCTACGGTTTCGAATGCATTGAATGACGTAGATGTATTGAACCCGGAGACCAAATCCCATGTGCTGAAGGTGGCGGAGCGGCTCAATTACGTACCTAACCTGAACGGAAAGCTGTTGAAGTCGGGCAAGACCAAGATGCTGGGCTTTTTTACAACAAGCGTGTCAGGGCCTTACTTCTACACATTGGTGGAGTCGATGTCACGGGAATGTGACCGTCTGGGTTATGGTTTGAACGTGTTTGTGACGAAGGATAAGCAGGTGATCATGAGCAATATTATGGGCGGCCGGGTGGACGGCGTCATTATCTTCGAAGAGCTGAAGATCGACGACAAAGACATCGCTGCCATGGAGAAGGATAAGATCAAGGCCGTTTTCCTGGATCGCGAGGTTCAGAACGAGACGATGGGCAGCATCATATTCGACTCTTACGTAGCCGGTTATGAAGCAACCAAGTACCTGATCAGCCTGGGGCATAAGAAGATTGCCTACATCTCCGGCGTGGATACGATGTTTGACAGCGTGCAGCGGAAGGAAGGGTATCTGGCTGCGCTCCGGGAGTGCCAGTTCCCGATCGACGGAGACTACATACTGCAAGGCTATTTCGAGGAAGAGGGTTCCTATAACGCCGTCAAATCGTTTCTTCACTTACACCCAGGCAAAGTGCCGGATGCTTTTCTCGCCGGTAACGACGTGAGCGCCATCGGCTGCATCCGGGCCCTGAAGTCCCAAGGATACGAGGTTCCGCAAGACGTCAGCGTCGTGGGCTTCGATGATATCGATATCGCACAGTATTTTACGCCGCCTCTATCGACCGTTCGCAACCAGATTGCCAGACAGGGAATTCTGGTCGTGGATCATCTGGTGCGCATGATTCAGAAGAAAGAGAAGGGCAAGATTCAGAAGCTGCCGGGAGAACTGGTCGTTCGCGGCTCCAGTCATGTGAAGATGAATAGGAATGAACCGGTTTAG
- a CDS encoding glycoside hydrolase family 30 protein, with translation MLNITIYQSNGEEELFVKKDKAQLMPVTTGAAKHKVVIDEEQTFQEMDGFGASFTDSAAYLIHQVLETKQRSELMTQLFDPNEGIGLSVLRQPMGASDYARDFYSYNDMPEGQTDVELEQFSIAHDEKDIIPLLKEALSLNPDVKLMGSPWSPPGWMKTSGSMIGGELKPEYYSVYADYFVRYIQGYEANGLPIYAVTPQNEALYSPGHYPGMIMLPEAQSDFIKNHLKPQFVKNGIGTKILCYDHNWDKPDYPLTVFEQAADAVDGVAWHWYGGKPSAQSEVFEAFPGKEVHFTEGSGGEWIPPFEQAFSNVMRTGIEILRNHSKSYVLWNMALDEKNGPTVPGFGKSTCRGIVTVNQQTKELTYTLDYYALAHFSKVIRPKARRVASTSHEFIRSVAFKNTDGSIAVVLFNDSEASESVAIQLRGEEALQLEMPAKSALTVKMESN, from the coding sequence ATGCTGAACATCACCATCTACCAATCAAACGGTGAAGAAGAATTATTCGTGAAGAAAGACAAGGCGCAGCTGATGCCCGTAACTACGGGTGCAGCGAAGCATAAGGTTGTCATCGATGAGGAGCAGACGTTTCAGGAGATGGACGGCTTCGGCGCGTCCTTCACGGACTCCGCTGCTTATTTGATCCATCAGGTGCTGGAGACGAAGCAGCGTTCCGAGCTCATGACGCAGCTGTTCGATCCAAACGAAGGGATCGGGTTATCCGTACTCCGCCAGCCGATGGGAGCATCGGATTACGCGCGTGACTTCTACAGCTACAATGATATGCCTGAGGGCCAGACGGATGTAGAGCTGGAGCAGTTCTCCATTGCGCATGACGAGAAAGATATCATTCCTCTCCTGAAGGAAGCGCTCAGCTTGAACCCGGATGTCAAGCTGATGGGTTCCCCGTGGAGCCCGCCCGGCTGGATGAAGACGAGCGGGTCGATGATCGGCGGAGAGCTGAAGCCGGAATACTATTCGGTATATGCTGATTACTTTGTGCGTTACATCCAGGGGTATGAAGCCAACGGGCTGCCGATTTATGCCGTCACGCCGCAGAACGAGGCATTATACTCGCCGGGACATTACCCCGGCATGATCATGCTGCCCGAGGCACAGAGCGATTTCATCAAGAACCATCTGAAGCCGCAATTCGTAAAGAACGGCATCGGTACGAAGATTCTCTGTTATGACCATAACTGGGACAAGCCGGACTACCCGCTGACCGTATTTGAGCAAGCGGCCGACGCGGTGGATGGGGTTGCCTGGCACTGGTACGGCGGCAAGCCGTCGGCCCAATCGGAAGTCTTCGAGGCATTCCCGGGGAAAGAGGTTCATTTTACGGAAGGATCGGGCGGGGAGTGGATTCCGCCGTTTGAGCAAGCCTTCTCCAATGTGATGCGGACCGGAATCGAGATTCTCCGCAATCACAGTAAATCTTACGTGCTGTGGAATATGGCACTGGACGAGAAGAACGGACCTACCGTGCCGGGCTTTGGCAAAAGCACCTGCCGCGGCATCGTGACGGTGAATCAGCAGACGAAGGAGCTTACCTATACGCTGGACTACTACGCGCTGGCGCACTTTAGCAAGGTGATCCGTCCCAAAGCGCGGCGTGTGGCATCTACCAGCCATGAGTTCATCCGTTCGGTAGCCTTCAAGAACACGGACGGCTCGATTGCCGTCGTGTTGTTCAACGACAGCGAGGCTTCGGAGAGCGTGGCGATCCAGCTGCGCGGGGAAGAGGCGTTGCAGCTGGAAATGCCGGCCAAGAGCGCGCTGACAGTCAAGATGGAGAGCAACTGA
- the metG gene encoding methionine--tRNA ligase → MTNIFIGGAWPYANGSLHLGRLASLLPGDVLARYFRAKGDRVLYVSGSDCHGTPVAVQAIQEGVTPGDIADRYHAEFAECFAQLGFSYDLYTRTDQAFHHGVVQELFLKLLDNGHLYRKTVLQTYCETDRRFLPDRYVEGDCPVCGSRARGDQCDACSTMLDPSDLTNRTCKICGNPPVERPTEHFYVSLSHFQAELADDLSNAQGWRDNAVHMTRRYLEEGLQDRAATRDLTWGVDVPVPGFEDKKIYVWIEAVSGYLSASKQWAAETGGDWEPFWRKGPGEVTAYYVHGKDNIPFHTLIWPALLKGAGDLHQPDRIISCEYMTLEGKKFSTSRNWAIWVPDLLSRYQPDSVRYFLLANGPEKRDADFSWREFIHSHNGELLGAFGNLVNRTLVFANKSFDGKVPEGSISDEWQGRVEELYRQAGALIEEGRLKESLELIFSVVRQANKYFDERKPWIQVKEDRAACGTTLYTCILIMANLANLLQPFIPFSCDRIRDFLSLEPPAWKWCHVPADRPIHGVELLFERIDPSRIEEESHRLRELSL, encoded by the coding sequence ATGACGAACATTTTTATCGGCGGTGCCTGGCCTTATGCCAACGGATCTTTACATTTGGGGCGGCTTGCCAGTCTCCTGCCCGGCGACGTGTTGGCGCGTTATTTCCGCGCGAAGGGCGATCGTGTCCTGTACGTATCCGGCAGCGATTGCCACGGCACGCCGGTGGCGGTGCAAGCGATTCAAGAGGGCGTGACGCCGGGGGATATTGCCGATCGGTACCATGCGGAGTTTGCGGAGTGCTTTGCACAGCTGGGTTTCTCTTACGATTTATACACGCGAACCGATCAGGCGTTTCACCATGGCGTGGTACAGGAGCTGTTCCTGAAGCTGCTGGACAACGGCCATCTGTACCGTAAAACCGTGCTGCAAACGTATTGCGAAACCGATCGGCGGTTTCTGCCGGATCGTTATGTGGAAGGAGATTGCCCCGTATGCGGGAGCAGGGCCCGCGGGGATCAATGCGATGCCTGTTCCACGATGCTTGATCCGTCCGATCTGACGAACAGGACCTGCAAAATTTGCGGGAACCCGCCGGTGGAGCGGCCCACCGAGCATTTTTATGTATCGTTGTCGCATTTCCAAGCTGAGCTGGCGGATGATTTGAGCAACGCCCAAGGCTGGCGGGATAATGCCGTGCACATGACCCGAAGATACTTGGAGGAAGGACTTCAGGATCGGGCGGCTACGCGGGATCTGACCTGGGGCGTGGACGTCCCGGTTCCGGGCTTCGAGGATAAGAAAATCTATGTTTGGATTGAAGCGGTCAGCGGCTACTTGTCCGCCAGCAAGCAGTGGGCCGCGGAGACGGGCGGCGATTGGGAGCCCTTTTGGCGCAAGGGGCCGGGCGAGGTGACCGCCTACTATGTTCATGGAAAGGACAATATCCCGTTTCATACGTTGATCTGGCCTGCGCTTCTTAAGGGAGCCGGGGATTTGCATCAACCGGATCGGATCATTTCTTGCGAATACATGACACTGGAAGGGAAGAAATTCTCGACCAGTCGCAATTGGGCCATATGGGTGCCGGATTTGTTAAGCCGGTATCAGCCGGACTCGGTTCGTTATTTCCTCCTTGCGAACGGTCCCGAGAAGCGGGATGCGGATTTCTCCTGGAGGGAGTTCATTCACAGCCATAACGGCGAGCTGCTTGGCGCGTTCGGGAATTTGGTCAACCGGACCCTGGTGTTTGCGAACAAATCGTTTGACGGGAAAGTGCCTGAGGGCAGCATATCCGATGAGTGGCAGGGCCGGGTGGAGGAACTGTACCGACAGGCCGGGGCGCTTATTGAGGAGGGTCGACTGAAAGAATCGTTGGAGTTGATTTTCAGCGTGGTGCGCCAGGCTAACAAATATTTCGATGAACGGAAGCCGTGGATTCAGGTCAAGGAGGATCGAGCCGCCTGCGGGACCACGCTGTACACCTGCATTCTGATTATGGCCAATCTGGCAAACCTGCTGCAGCCGTTCATTCCGTTCTCTTGCGATAGGATCCGGGACTTTCTCTCGCTGGAGCCGCCTGCGTGGAAGTGGTGCCACGTTCCGGCCGACAGGCCGATTCATGGGGTGGAGCTGTTGTTTGAGCGCATCGATCCAAGCCGGATTGAGGAGGAGAGCCATCGGCTGAGGGAGCTGTCCCTTTAA
- a CDS encoding sigma-70 family RNA polymerase sigma factor, which yields MDLLAENRLSECAVQVPESIMYSEENHDELLSAVLRLPETLRQPMYLYYYEDFNTLEIAEVLQIEPENVRNRMSRARKKLKMMLGKKLGAIRDGRERARKAAHSSP from the coding sequence ATGGATCTTTTGGCTGAGAATCGTTTAAGCGAGTGCGCCGTACAGGTGCCTGAATCGATAATGTACAGCGAAGAAAACCATGACGAGCTGTTGTCTGCCGTGCTTAGGCTGCCCGAAACCTTAAGACAACCGATGTATTTGTACTATTACGAGGATTTCAACACCTTAGAAATTGCGGAGGTGCTGCAGATTGAGCCCGAAAATGTCCGGAACCGCATGAGCAGAGCCCGCAAGAAGCTTAAAATGATGCTGGGCAAGAAGCTGGGAGCGATACGGGACGGCCGGGAAAGAGCAAGAAAAGCTGCGCATTCGTCCCCTTGA
- a CDS encoding aminoglycoside phosphotransferase family protein, which yields MGDKEEILPGGNVNEVVRIGNNVHRTTKWSSFVHDLLRYLDKQGFEGAPKFIGIDHVGREILSFIPGEVPGNQYPDFKPYIWSNHALIQSAALLRRYHDAVQGFAVTSIQPEVAHTSQASGEWDDEVICHNDAAPYNIVFQDEVPVALIDFDLAAPGPRIWDMVYMLYTSVPLASFAIDYTTGTSIPYRSELHAADRTHRISLFFKSYGISPPPNLKEWTIRRLKALCDTLTTGAAQGNKAYQNMIDEGHVAHYEKEIQFLQAHFEEWYR from the coding sequence ATGGGTGACAAGGAAGAAATACTTCCCGGTGGGAATGTTAACGAAGTCGTACGTATCGGAAATAACGTTCACCGAACTACGAAATGGAGTTCTTTCGTGCATGACTTGCTCCGATACTTGGATAAGCAGGGTTTTGAAGGCGCCCCCAAGTTCATAGGCATTGATCATGTCGGTCGCGAGATCTTGTCCTTCATTCCTGGAGAGGTGCCGGGAAACCAATATCCTGATTTTAAACCCTATATATGGTCGAACCATGCCCTTATCCAGAGTGCAGCGTTGTTACGGCGTTATCATGACGCCGTACAGGGCTTTGCTGTAACTTCAATCCAACCAGAGGTTGCACATACCTCTCAGGCTTCGGGGGAATGGGACGATGAAGTGATCTGTCATAATGATGCCGCGCCATACAATATCGTTTTTCAAGATGAAGTGCCGGTTGCACTAATCGATTTTGATTTGGCAGCGCCAGGTCCGCGTATCTGGGACATGGTTTATATGCTATACACCTCAGTCCCGCTGGCAAGCTTTGCAATAGATTACACGACAGGGACATCGATACCTTATCGATCCGAATTGCATGCTGCGGATCGCACGCACAGAATATCGCTGTTCTTTAAATCCTATGGCATATCACCGCCTCCCAACCTGAAAGAATGGACTATAAGACGCCTCAAGGCATTATGCGATACACTTACAACCGGTGCGGCACAAGGCAACAAGGCTTACCAGAACATGATCGATGAGGGACATGTGGCCCATTACGAAAAAGAGATTCAATTTCTGCAGGCACACTTTGAAGAGTGGTACCGATGA
- a CDS encoding sugar ABC transporter substrate-binding protein translates to MLMNKAMGKRGLTLLTALMAVVLVVSGCGGSGGSGSKKENWVSIEDRYTPDPEKPAWQLDKKEETTELTWYVNADWWNTDFGKDVVTKKIKEDLNINIKFITGDDTKLNTFFAGGDMPDLITTFDSNSPVVQKAATWALPLNDLAEKYDPYFNKVAAQDTLNWFQLKDGKTYGYPNYSNTQEDYDSGNIPAKTAFIIRKDVYEAIGKPAMGTPEEFQAALADIKKQFPALIPLGFNSIGEGTGSLGDVLQDFIGVPLEDENGGFYNRNLDEDYLTWVKAFNTVYRDGAISDDSFADDGTAFEEKVKAGKYATIMLDGTPQQGGNLQSFYSNNKGKEYIAIDGPQSTVGHAPTLNQSGITGWMISFITKENADPAKSIQLFTYLLSEEGQMLMNYGIEGETYQVNADGTVEFLPDVKELQMNNPDTFKKDYRMGEFMFFGHDRHKALSGDAFPDAIKQMQEWGKGKLTPHFILENINPDQGTPEARSLTAINTKWNSTLVSMIRSKDDATFDSLLNDYKKFLDDNNWDKIVEVRNEKMKANKEKLGLK, encoded by the coding sequence ATGTTGATGAACAAGGCTATGGGTAAGAGAGGACTTACGCTGCTTACGGCTTTGATGGCCGTTGTGCTGGTTGTGAGCGGCTGCGGCGGATCGGGGGGCTCCGGCTCCAAGAAGGAGAATTGGGTTTCGATCGAGGACCGGTATACGCCGGATCCGGAAAAGCCGGCTTGGCAGCTGGACAAAAAAGAAGAGACCACCGAGCTGACTTGGTACGTGAATGCGGACTGGTGGAACACGGATTTCGGCAAGGACGTTGTCACCAAGAAGATCAAGGAAGACCTGAATATCAATATCAAATTCATTACGGGTGACGATACCAAATTGAATACGTTTTTTGCCGGCGGGGATATGCCTGATTTGATCACGACGTTTGACTCGAACTCCCCGGTCGTGCAAAAAGCGGCTACATGGGCGCTGCCGCTGAACGATCTGGCCGAGAAATATGACCCTTATTTCAATAAGGTAGCGGCGCAGGATACCCTCAACTGGTTCCAATTGAAGGACGGCAAAACGTACGGATACCCGAACTATTCCAATACGCAGGAAGACTATGACAGCGGCAACATTCCTGCCAAAACGGCATTTATCATCCGCAAGGACGTGTACGAGGCTATCGGCAAGCCAGCGATGGGAACGCCTGAGGAATTCCAGGCTGCTCTCGCGGATATCAAGAAGCAATTCCCTGCCCTGATTCCACTGGGCTTCAACTCCATCGGCGAAGGCACGGGCTCGCTCGGCGACGTGCTGCAGGATTTCATCGGCGTGCCGCTGGAAGACGAGAACGGCGGCTTCTATAACCGGAACCTGGATGAAGATTATCTGACTTGGGTGAAGGCGTTCAATACCGTATACCGTGACGGCGCGATCAGCGATGACAGCTTTGCCGATGACGGAACGGCTTTTGAAGAGAAGGTGAAGGCGGGCAAATACGCAACGATCATGCTGGACGGCACGCCGCAGCAGGGCGGAAACCTGCAGAGCTTCTACAGCAACAACAAGGGCAAAGAGTACATCGCAATTGACGGACCGCAAAGCACGGTCGGACATGCGCCGACTTTGAACCAATCCGGTATCACGGGCTGGATGATCAGCTTTATCACGAAAGAGAACGCAGACCCTGCCAAATCCATTCAGCTCTTCACGTACCTGTTAAGCGAAGAAGGACAAATGCTGATGAACTATGGCATCGAAGGCGAGACTTACCAAGTGAACGCGGACGGAACGGTGGAATTCCTGCCAGACGTGAAGGAGCTTCAGATGAACAATCCGGATACGTTCAAGAAGGACTACCGCATGGGCGAATTCATGTTCTTCGGACATGACCGCCACAAGGCGCTGAGCGGGGATGCTTTCCCGGATGCGATCAAGCAAATGCAGGAATGGGGCAAAGGCAAGCTGACGCCGCACTTTATTTTGGAGAATATCAACCCGGATCAGGGCACGCCGGAAGCGCGCTCCCTGACGGCCATTAATACGAAATGGAACTCCACGCTCGTCAGCATGATTCGCTCGAAGGACGACGCAACCTTCGATAGCCTCTTGAACGATTATAAAAAGTTCCTGGACGATAACAACTGGGATAAAATCGTCGAAGTCCGCAACGAGAAGATGAAGGCGAACAAAGAGAAGCTGGGGCTGAAATAA
- a CDS encoding ArsR/SmtB family transcription factor: protein MTHIRVDYSPVHELVTSLFTYADNKNQMHDLGNKWRKEIQKNLPASFTDKLEELDLCEIVAYLHLVIVDSPKKDNIERFLAWFADLGEGQLYEILAPYLEGGFPMGLKTFRDQSLEIMTEWHRAYTILPEIHDLLGRSAARMEQRSRELSCIDLIDEATNGIVLDLEDEYSAILLIPTYHIKPLNRMDEVGNQQLIISYAVDDEQQDEDTPTNQLLRMTKGLADEKRLVLLHILADGPVTFTELQQKTGLSKSNLHYHLSLLKTAGLLRMHFKMPNERYKYSARPESFTQLKSFLESYVFGLTKE, encoded by the coding sequence ATGACTCATATCAGAGTTGACTATTCGCCTGTTCACGAGCTGGTAACCAGCTTGTTCACATATGCAGATAATAAAAACCAAATGCATGATCTAGGGAATAAATGGAGGAAGGAAATTCAGAAGAATCTGCCCGCGTCTTTTACGGATAAGCTGGAAGAGCTGGACCTGTGCGAGATCGTTGCTTATCTGCACCTGGTTATCGTAGACAGCCCGAAAAAAGACAACATCGAGCGTTTTCTTGCCTGGTTTGCCGATTTAGGAGAAGGGCAATTGTACGAAATCCTAGCGCCTTATCTAGAAGGCGGATTTCCGATGGGGCTGAAAACATTCCGCGATCAGAGCCTTGAGATCATGACGGAGTGGCACCGGGCCTATACGATCTTGCCTGAGATTCACGACCTGCTGGGGCGTTCCGCCGCCCGCATGGAGCAGCGGAGCCGGGAGCTTTCCTGTATTGATCTGATCGATGAGGCAACGAACGGGATCGTGCTCGATCTTGAAGACGAATATAGCGCCATTCTTCTCATCCCTACTTATCACATCAAGCCGTTAAACCGGATGGACGAAGTGGGCAATCAACAGCTCATTATCAGTTATGCCGTAGACGATGAGCAGCAGGACGAGGATACGCCGACCAACCAGCTGCTGCGCATGACCAAGGGATTGGCTGACGAGAAGAGGCTCGTGCTGCTGCACATTCTCGCTGACGGCCCCGTCACGTTTACGGAGCTGCAGCAGAAGACCGGACTTTCGAAGAGTAACCTGCACTACCACCTTTCCTTGCTTAAAACCGCGGGTCTTTTGCGCATGCACTTCAAAATGCCGAATGAACGATATAAATACAGCGCAAGACCGGAATCCTTCACTCAGCTCAAGTCTTTCCTGGAGTCTTACGTGTTCGGTCTGACAAAAGAATAA
- a CDS encoding carbohydrate ABC transporter permease, whose protein sequence is MNFKAAKGDLDSRIFDTINIILLVTFTIIIVVPLWNVVVSSFSSGRSLAEGGFIFWPTEFSLENYQAVFRDANIWNAFFISVAKTVIGVITHVFFCAMVGYGLSKKYVRGRKFYVAMGVVTMFFSGGMIPTYLLIKDLGLLNSFWVYIIPALLSFYDVIILMNFFRNVPDSLEESAKIDGGGDWRIFLSIFIPLSMPAMATIALFNGVGQWNDFMTTKLYITDQSLYPLQMMLYEIIVQSQTQSMQNIGSVAIQTTTKGVQLATIVVTTLPIVVMYPILQRYFISGMMLGAVKE, encoded by the coding sequence GTGAATTTCAAAGCAGCAAAAGGAGATCTCGACAGCCGGATCTTTGATACGATCAACATCATTTTACTGGTTACGTTTACGATCATCATCGTCGTTCCGTTATGGAACGTCGTCGTCTCATCCTTCAGCTCGGGCAGGTCCCTTGCCGAGGGCGGGTTCATCTTCTGGCCTACCGAGTTCTCCCTTGAGAATTATCAGGCCGTGTTCAGGGATGCCAACATATGGAATGCTTTCTTCATCTCGGTGGCCAAAACCGTGATCGGGGTCATCACGCACGTGTTCTTCTGTGCCATGGTGGGTTACGGCTTGAGTAAAAAATACGTCCGCGGCCGCAAGTTTTACGTGGCGATGGGCGTTGTCACCATGTTTTTCTCGGGCGGCATGATTCCGACGTACTTGTTGATCAAAGACTTGGGGCTGCTAAACAGCTTCTGGGTTTATATCATCCCGGCTCTGTTAAGCTTTTACGACGTTATCATTCTGATGAACTTCTTCCGCAACGTGCCGGATTCGCTGGAAGAGTCGGCAAAGATCGACGGCGGGGGCGACTGGAGGATATTCCTGAGCATCTTCATTCCGCTTTCCATGCCGGCCATGGCCACAATTGCCCTCTTTAACGGAGTCGGGCAGTGGAACGATTTTATGACCACCAAATTGTATATCACGGATCAGTCGCTGTATCCGTTACAGATGATGCTGTATGAGATTATTGTGCAGTCCCAGACCCAATCGATGCAAAATATCGGTTCGGTCGCGATTCAGACGACGACCAAAGGGGTCCAACTAGCAACAATTGTCGTGACGACGCTGCCGATTGTTGTGATGTATCCAATATTACAGAGATATTTTATCTCCGGCATGATGCTCGGAGCTGTTAAAGAGTAG
- a CDS encoding ABC transporter permease, which yields MSKTAAVQSTGTGAVQPTGKKPMGQRIKEFFMDYKRQWELQSMIIPGVIFMFIFCYIPIYGLTIAFKNYTVIDTLDSAPWVGLDNFKIIMSDKYFWDSVVNTLGISFLKLAIGFVIPIILAIMIYEVGMGRFKKFVQTVSYLPHFLSWIVLGGMLITWFSTSGLFNEILLALGLISQPQNILLDPSKYWWIATLSDIWKEAGWGTILYLAIMAKIDPTYYEAARIDGASRLRQIWNITLPNMKMIISLNLILTVSGLLGSNLDQTLVLMNSQNREKAEVINSYVYRMGMTQGDFSYATAVGLGVSIISVILLVTANKVTSKLNDNQSVL from the coding sequence GTGAGCAAAACAGCTGCAGTTCAGTCAACCGGCACGGGAGCGGTTCAACCCACCGGGAAGAAGCCCATGGGGCAGAGGATCAAGGAATTCTTTATGGATTACAAGCGGCAATGGGAGCTTCAATCGATGATCATTCCCGGCGTCATCTTCATGTTCATCTTCTGCTACATACCGATTTACGGTTTGACGATTGCGTTTAAAAATTACACCGTTATCGATACGCTGGATTCCGCGCCGTGGGTTGGCCTGGACAATTTCAAGATCATTATGTCGGACAAGTATTTCTGGGACTCCGTCGTCAACACGCTGGGCATCAGCTTCTTGAAATTGGCGATCGGCTTTGTCATTCCGATTATTCTGGCCATTATGATTTACGAGGTTGGCATGGGGCGCTTCAAAAAATTCGTCCAAACCGTCTCGTACCTGCCTCACTTCTTGTCCTGGATCGTATTGGGCGGCATGCTCATTACTTGGTTCTCGACATCCGGCCTGTTCAACGAAATATTGCTTGCTCTGGGACTGATCTCGCAGCCGCAAAACATTTTGCTCGATCCAAGCAAGTATTGGTGGATTGCAACGCTGTCGGATATTTGGAAAGAGGCCGGCTGGGGAACGATTCTGTACCTGGCGATCATGGCCAAGATCGATCCTACCTACTACGAGGCCGCAAGAATCGACGGGGCCAGCCGCTTGAGACAAATCTGGAACATCACCCTGCCGAACATGAAGATGATTATCAGCTTGAATTTGATCCTGACTGTAAGCGGTTTATTGGGATCGAATCTGGATCAAACCTTGGTGCTCATGAATTCGCAGAACCGTGAAAAGGCCGAAGTCATTAACTCGTACGTGTACCGGATGGGTATGACGCAGGGAGATTTCTCCTATGCCACAGCGGTTGGTTTGGGCGTATCCATCATCTCCGTCATTCTGCTCGTTACGGCGAATAAGGTGACCAGTAAATTAAACGATAATCAATCCGTTCTATAG